The DNA window TCCAAAATCATAAAACACTCAATGTAATAAAGCGACAACGACGTTTTGTGTGCAAAACGGTTTAATGGGCCGTGGCCAATCGAGTTCAGACCCTTCTCGGCGTCGACTATCCCGTGGTCCAGGCGCCGATGACCTATATCGCCCGGGCGGAACTGGCCGCGGCCGTCTCAGAGGCCGGCGGCCTGGGAATGATCGAGACCCTCACCCCTGAGGGCCGCGCCGACCTGCAGCGGGTGCGTGAGTTAACGGAACGCCCCGTGGCGGCCAACCTGATGATCCAGGGCTGGAAGGGCGACCCGTCGATCGTCGACACGCTGACCGCCACGGGTGTGCAGCATGTGTTCACGTCCGCGGGCGATCCGGCATTGTTCACCGCGAGGCTGCACGACGCGGGCATGACGGTAGTGCACGTCGTCGGATCGTTGCGGGCCGCTCTCAAGGCGGTCGACGCAGGCGTCGACGCGTTAGTGGTCGAGGGTGTCGAGGGTGGTGGTTTCAAATCAGCACTGGGGGCGTCGACCATGGTGCTGCTACCACTCGTCGCCGCCCACGTTGATGTGCCGATCATCGCCGCGGGCGGGATGTGTGACGCGCAGTCCGCTGCGGCATCGCTGGTGCTCGGCGCAGAAGGCGTTCAGATGGGCACGCGGATGTTGGCCAGCCGGGAATCATTGGTGCACATGAACTTCAAGGATGCGATCGTCGCGGCCAACGACGCCGGCACCGTGCTGCTCGACATTCCAGGGAATCCGACCATGCGCGTACTTCGCACGGGGCTGGCGGCACGCGTCGCCGAGCACGATCCGGATGCGAAACTGCTCGGCAAGGTCACCGAGCTTTACTTCGGCGGCGATATGGACGCCAGCGTCGCCAATACCGGACAGGTCTCGTCGCGCATCGCCGATCTTCTTCCGGTGGCTGACATCGTGCGCCAGACGTGGGTCCAGATCGAAGGGGTATTGGACGCCGCGCGATCGCGCGCGGGCTAGGCCACGCTCTCGAGGAGGCGAGGCGCGTTGGCCGTCTTCGCGCGAGCAGCACGCGTCGTATGTGGCTTGCCGAGCCGCGGAGTACGCGTATGAAGGGCGATCAGTCCACCCGAGCGAACGACACCCATCGGACCCGGACCGGCGAACCGGGCGATCCCCGACACCCGCAAGGCCAGCCCTGCCTTGGCCTGGCGGTAACCGACCCTGATCCCCGCGACACACACGATCAGCAGCCCGGCGACACCTGGCACGGCAATGGCCGCGAGCGCCATCAGCGATGCCGGCGCCAGTACGGAGCTGACTACGTGATCGAGGAATGACGTCGTCGCGGGGCTAATGCCCGAAGGTACCGGCGCCAGACCCGAGAGCGTTAGATCGTTCTTCAACCCGCTCGCGGCGGCGCCTCCGATGCTCGACGGCTGGACCTCAGTGCCCGACAGCGGCGCTTTCAGCGCGGGGACGAGCCCGTGCGGCTGCGAGTCGGGTCCGAGAAACGGGAGGTCAACGAGTGTGCGCGGCGCGGTGACGGTGCCTCCGTTGCCGATCAGTGGCGGACGCACACTGTCAGGACTCTTAACGCCGAGCAAGGAGACCAGATCCCCCGGCACGCTGGCGACCTCGATGACGGCTCCCACCACACCGCCGACCATCGCCACGATCGACTTGATGACATCGGTGATCGGGGTCTGCGACGTCGGCAGCTGTGCGAGCGTGTTCACGGCGTACCCAAGTCCCTGCGCAACCGAGGCAAACGCATTCGAAACCCGCGTTACTACCGTCGTCGTGATCGGCCCAGGTTCACGGGTCGCAAGCGGTTGGGCGTCCCAGCTCTCCTCGGCTTTCGACGCCGGCGCGCCGCCGCTTTGTTGCGCAGCAGGCTTGGTCTGCGCCTGCGGGGTTTTGTTCGACCCTGAAGGGAGTGTGAACTTTAGCGTGAAGGCTGGAACCGCGGACAAGGAGGGCATCACCACGACTGTCGAACTCGGCGTAACGCCAGCTTCGGCGCCGTCCAGATTCAATCCCGTGAGATCAGTGATGTCATTTTGCTCTTCGACGGTGTTGGTCTCCGCTTCCACCGTGAAGGTCGACGACTGCTGATTGGTCGTGCCCGTGGTTGTCCCTACCGTGACCGTACTGTCACTACCGTCATCACCGGTCTCGTCGTCGTCTTGCTTCGCATCCTCAGTGTTGGTGGGACCGTCGGTGGTCGACGTGGTGTTGGTAGTGCGATCCGCAGTCTTGGTGTCGCCACCTGGGGAGTCAGAGACACCACCGGTTTCAGTTTGATCGGCGTAGGCGATAGCGCCAGCACTGCTGCAAACGAGGAGACCGATCGAGAGCGCGCAAACACCCGCTGCATTGCGCAGATGAGTGGTGACGATGATCTCCTCCTTCAGCAAAACGACCTGCTGATTCCGCAGGATATTGTCGCACAGACCTGCCGTTACCCACTAGAAATCCCGGACCCAGAAGCTGGGCCGAACCCGGCGCAGCGCGTCTGGTGTCGGCCCAGCGACCGCAGCCAACGCGGCCATGGCCGAACGCCGTCGAGCAATGCAAAGAGACCGCCCTCCCGAGCCCAGGCCCGTCATCAGCGGTTTTCCCGTCGCGCTACGTGGTCGGCAGCAGTCGAGGCCCGGCTTACCTCCCCGCTCGACGGGGTGCGAACGCTGGCGCAATCCCTCGCGTCATTCGCGTCCGGTTTTGTAAAACTTAATGGCCCACGGTTTCGGCAGGGGGCCGTGCAAACGGCGAATGCGGCCCATCAATCAAGATCGTTCGAATTTGCGCTGACGCCGGACCCAATCGCCACGCTCGAAATGTATGCAACGAGCAAACAGACGCACTTGTCAGTTCATCGAACGGACGTAACGATGGTGCGGTGCCACAGCCCTCACGCGTACTCGTTCTCGGGGCCGGGTTCGCCGGGCTGTGGGCCGCGCTGGGAGCGGCACGGCGACTGGACGAGCTAGGTGTCGCGCAGGGAGCCGTCAAGATCACCATCGTCAGTACGCAACCGTTCCACGACATCCGGGTCCGCAACTACGAGGCCGACCTGAGCCCATGCCGAATCCCGTTGCCGGACTTGCTCGATCCGGCCGGTGTCGGGCATATCACCGCCGATGTGACCGGAATCGACCCGGCGCAGGCGACCGTGCGGACTGCGGACGGCGCGATGTTGAGATACGACCGCCTCGTCGTCGCGCTGGGCAGCAGCGTGGCCAAACCGGATCTGCCCGGGCTGGCCGAGTTCGGTTTCGACGTCGACACCTACGACGGCGCGACGAAACTGCAGGCACATATCCGTGCCCTGGCCGACCGCGCCGCAGAACCCGCGAGCACGACCGCGGTGGTCGTCGGCGCCGGACTCACCGGCATCGAGACCGCCAGTGAGCTTCCGAGGATGCTTTCGAAGGCGTTGGGGCCCGAGGCCACGCCGCGGGTGATCCTCGTCGATCACAACCCGCATGTCGGCTCGGACATGGGCGAGTCGGCCCGTCCGGTCATCGAGGACGCGTTGGCCGCCAACCACGTCGACACCTTGACGGGGGTGGGCGTCACCGCCGTCGACGCACGAAGCGTCACCCTCTCGTCCGGCGAAGTTGTGCCGACGGCGACGGTGGTGTGGTGCGCCGGCATGCGGGCGAACCCGTTGACGGCGCAGCTCGGGGTGCCGCGCGATCGACTGGGCCGGCTGCCGGTCGATGACCATCTGAGGGTCGAGGGTGTCTCCGGGATATTCGCTTCAGGGGATGTGGCCGTGGCGCGCATGGACAACGAACACATGTCGGTGATGTCATGTCAGCACGGTCGGCCGATGGGCCGCTACGCGGGCTACAACGTGATCAGCGACCTGCTGGGTGCTCCCATGCTGTCGCTGCGAATCCCTTGGTATGTCACCGTTCTCGATCTCGGTCCGGCCGGTGCGGTCTACACGGAGGGTTGGGATCGCCGAGTCGTCAGTACCGGCGCGGAAGCCAAAGCGACCAAACAATTGATCAACGGTGAACGCATCTATCCCCCACTGACCGGCGATCGCACCGCCTTGCTCGCCGCGGCCGCCCCGGAGTTGCAGGCCGCGCCCGCCTACGGGGATTGACGCCTACCACGATTGGCGGCTCGCCGCCTACTTCCCGGTGCGCTCGCGGTGCTTGCACCCCGGCCAGCAGCACGGCCTGCGCTGGCCCTCCTCCAGTTCCTCCTGGGTACGACGGATGCGACGATCTCGCGTCGCCTCCTGCTTGGCGTCCTCGACCCAGCAGATGAACTCATTGCGCGCCAGGGGCGTGATGTCCTTCCACGCGGCGAGCGCCGTGTCGTTGGCCATCAGCGCCTGGCGCAGGTCTGTGGGCAGCTTATGCACCACCCCGCCGGGCACCCGCGGGCTACTCATCTGGCCACGATATCGAAATCAGAGGAGACTCCGCGATCACGCCAGTACAGTTCGCGACAAGTCCTGTACGCAAGCACTGCGAGCGCCGGTACCAACACCGCGCCAATAGCCATGAACGGAAGGCAAATACTGTGAAGAAATCTGCTGTGGCCCTTGGGATTTCTATGGTCCTGTTGTCCGGCTGCTCGTACGCAAGTGTCGGGGCCGGGGAGCAGGCCGTCGTCGTCGACGGCTACTGGATGATCCCCACCGATCCGACGGTAAAGGGATGCATTGAACCGGAGAATTCTCAGAACGAGATCACCAACCACGTGTACCGCTATCCGGCCCGCCAAATCTCCTGGGATGCAACGGGCGATCCCGGCTCAGAGCGCGGGCCATACGTCGTGGTGTCCAACGCCAAGGCACCCGCGGATATGAACGTGCCAGTAGTCGTGACGTTCGACCTGACGTCGGACTGCGAGAAGCTCAAGCAATTCCACCGCGACTTCGGGACCAAATACAACGGTTGGTTGAACGACGACGGCACAGTCAGCGACGGGTGGATCGAGCTGCTGAATTACGTGATCGGACAACCGTTGCAGGACACCCTCAATGGTGTGGCGCAGAAATACACGTGGCAGCAGATCTGGAACGACGAGCAGGCGCGTGCCGAGTTCCGCAATGCCCTTCTCACCTCGCTGCCCAACGCCAGCAAGGCCCGAACCAACGGTGTGGACTTCTTCACCAACTTCCAGGTGACCGTGCTCAAGCCGACGCCGGTCAATCCGGAGCTGAAGGCGGCCATCGAACGCGAGCAGGCCGCGATTCAGAATGCGCAGGCGACGCAGGCGCAGGGTGTCGCCGAGGCCACCGCCAAAAAAGCCAAGGCGGAAGCGGATCTGGCCACCGCCGTGGCCGAGACCAAGGTGGCCGAGCAGGAGGCGTTGAAACGCGCCGCCGAGGTCAAGGGTTACCCGTCGGTCGAGGACTACCTTCGTGCCGAAGCGATCCACCAGGGGCTCAACCCGTGGCAGCCGACCTACGTTGTCCCACAGGCGGGCTGACCGTCGTAACAACACGCCGCAGCGTGTTCAGTTGTCGCGCCCGGTGCCGCGATCGGGTGCACTCATGTCCCCCGTTCCTGGCGTGCCGTCGACGCGTCCGTAGCGCAGATACACGATGCCCTTCGGACTGGACACCGGCGGTTCCAGAAGGGTGATGTTCGTCGGCACCGCGCCGCCGTCGAACACCTTCTTTCCGACGCCCAGCACGATGGGATGCACCCAGAGGTCGAGGCGGTCGAAGAGCTTCTCACGCAGAATGGTCTGCACCAGATTCAGGCTGCCAACGACCTTGACGTGCTCGTGTCGGTCGCGGATCTCCTGCACCGCGGCGGCCAGATCCGGGCCGAGCTGCGTGGACCCGGCCCACGAGAGCTCGGGCCTGCCGCGGGAGGCCACGTACTTCGGGACGCTGTTGAAGAGCGTGGCGATCTGGCCGTCCTGGCCGCCCTCCTGGTCCGGCCAGAAGCCCGCGAAGATGTCATAGGTCCGCCTGCCGAGCAGGAGGGCGTCGGTGCCTTCATATGCCGCGCCGACCTGGGCGCCGGACACCGCGTCGATCAGTGGCGCCTGCCAACCGCCGAACGGGAACCCCACCGGGTCCTCGTCGGGACCGCCGGGCGCCTGCCCCACAAGGTCCAGGGTTGCGAACAGCTCGATGTGAATGAGGCCCATGCCGTACTCCGATGCCTTGGTTGTCTCGGTCGGGAGGTAGACCTGTCGACGCCGCCAGACTCATCGGCGCGACAGCATCGACATGGCCTCGCGAGTCGCGGGGCCAATCGCTCGATGCATTGCCTATCCTCGGCGCATGGTCGACCCCGACGAGTCCACCAACTCCATCAACTCCATCAGCTCCATCGACTCCATCAACTCCAACGACACGGTCGTCATCCACACCGACGGCGGGTGCCGACCCAACCCTGGCCCCGGCGGCTGGGGCGCGGTGCTGCGACACCGTCGGCACGTCCGCGAGATGTGCGGCGGCGAGCCCAGCCTGACGAGCAACAACCGAATGGAGCTGACGGCGCCGATCATGGCACTGGAGGCGCTCACCCGTCCCGTGGTGGTGCATCTGTACACCGACAGCACCTATGTCCGGAACGGCATCACGAAATGGGTCCTCGGCTGGGAACGAAACGGCTGGATGACCGCCGCGAAACAGCCGGTGAAGAACGTCGACCTGTGGCAGCGCCTCCGCGCGGCGTGCGCGCAGCATCAGGTCGAGTGGTTCTGGGTGAAGGGGCACGCCGGTATCGCCGACAACGAACTCGCCGACGTCTTGGCCACCCGGGGCATGGAAGAAGCAATCGCTCAGGGTCTGGTCGGCGGGTTGGCCGACGGAGCACCCATCGCGCAGTGACCGGCCGGAGATTGGCGCTCGCTGCCGTGACGCGCTAATTTTCCTCGCGTGATGTCCTCCGCTGCCAACGCAGCCGCGCGGTTGTTCGCTCCTCTCCTGACGGTTGCCGCGATCGCAGCCGTCGGTCTTATTGCTGACCCGGTCGCCCCGACGCCGGCGGTGCAGCTGGCAAGTGACGCGAACCCGCTGGTCGGGGCTCCGTTCTACGTCAATCCCAACTCGGCGGCCATGCGTGCGGCGAACAGCGCCGACCCGCCAAGCCCCGAGTTGAGAGCCGTCGCCGACACGCCGCAGGCGTATTGGCTCGTCCCGGGCGCGTCCGCATCCACAGTCGGGAAGTACACCGCTGACGCGGCCGCTGCTGGTGCGATCCCGGTGCTGTCGATCTACGGAATCCCGCACCGCGACTGCGGAAGCTTCGCTGCAGGTGGCATGTCCTCCGGCGACGCCTACCGCGGGTGGATCGACGGCATCGCTGCCGGCATCGGCGGCTCGCGGGTAGCGATCGTCCTGGAGCCCGATGCGCTCGCCATGGCCGATTGCCTTTCCGACGATCAGCGCCAAGAGCGCTTCGACTTGATTCGCTACGCGGTCGACTCGCTGACGCGCAATCCGGCTGCGGCCGTATACGTCGACGCGGGCCACTTGCGCTGGCACAGCCCCGAGGAGATGGCGTCCAGGCTCAACCAGGCCGGTGTCGAGCACGCGCGTGGATTCAGCCTCAACGTCGCGAACTTCTTCACCACCGAGGAGGAAATCGGTTACGGCGAAGCGATTTCGGGCCTCACAAACGGTAAGAACTACGTGATCGACACGTCGCGCAACGGCAACGGAGCTGCGCCCGACTCACCGCTGCACTGGTGCAACCCCAGCGGGCGCGCGCTCGGTGTACCGCCCACCACGGCCACTGCGGGCCCACACGCCGACGCCTACCTGTGGATCAAGCGGCCCGGTGAATCCGACGGATCCTGCGACAAGGGCGACCCGCCGGCAGGCACCTTCGTGAATTCGTTTGTCATAGAGCTGGCCAGTAACCGCGGCTGAGAGGTCTCCGAGGAGAGCTGAATACTCTTGCGGGACAAGGTAGATCACGTCACGCTGACTCATCGGCGGCGACGTCGGGCGTACTGGAAACCAACAGCCACACGAGAGTGACCAATCCGGTGAAGACCCCCTGCACCGCGAACAAGAAGGCCAAATACTCGTGCCAGCTGGACAAAACGTCATCACAGCCCTGGCCATCCCACGGCAGCGTGGACATTGCTCCGACAAGTCCGACGGCCATCACCGTCACAGTGGCCGCGGTCGCGGCGCGCTGGCCGGCATCGGTCAGCGTGCGGCGGAAATAGTTGAACTCGATACCGAGGGTCAGTAGGAGAACCGGCAGTACCCCGACGACTTGCTGGAAGAACGCGGGGCTGATCGCTCCCTGGCACAGTTGAGAGAGCACCGCCATCTGCTCCGCTATATCCATGTCGGAGACCAGGTCCGCGGTCGCCGCGTCAAGCGTCCGCATGGTGTCGACGTCGAAGTAGTCGACGAAAGCACTCGCCGCGAGGTAGCAGAGGTAGGTCCCAAGCACCAACGGGACGATCGCGCGGACCCGTCGCCAGTCCGTGGGAAGTGACACCCGACGCGCGGCGCTGAACAGTGCGAGCGGATCCGCGTTCAGCGACGCCGCCGTCGTCCAACCCATTGCAGCGGCGTACACCGTAGCGGTCAGCAGGTCGAGTTGAATCGAATGCCAGGGTAGGAGTCGAATGACGTCGACGCCCAGGAGAACTGCGACGCCCGTCCACCACCAGCCCCATAGCCGCGGTGCGTCACCGTCGGCTGTGGTGATGACACGCTTCATCAGTCCAACCGACCCCAATACCGCGGCATCCACGACAACCACCGCAACCCCCCAGGCGGTTTGCCCACCGCCGCTGACGACGGGGAACAGTCCCGACACCACCTGCTCGCTGTAGGAGAACGCGAACAACATCAGGAAGACCACCCCGAACACCGCGCGGTCGCCGCGCTGGCGCAATGCAGGTTCAGTCACGATTGGCCTCCGCGGCAATGCGTTGATCGGGAGCGTTGAACACAAGCAGCCACAAAAGCGTTGCCAGCCCCGTGGCGATGCCCTGGACCGCCACGACGAAAGTCAGATACTCGTGCCAGTAGCCGAGCACGCCTCCACAGCCGCTGCCGGCCCATGGCAGCGTCGACAGTGCCAGCAGAAGCCCGATCGCCATCAAGGCAACAGTTGCCGCCGCGGCGGCGCGCTGCGCGGGCTCGTCGAGGGCCCGCCGGAAGAAGTTGAACTCCACGCCGAGAGTGAGCAATAGCAGTGGAATGACGGCGACCACCTGCTGGAAGAACGAGGGACTGACGGCGCCCTCACACAGAGTCGCGATCGCTCCGAGATGCTCGGCCAACGGCACCGCGGCGACTTCGGCCGCCATTTCCGGATCGAGGACGCGCACGGTGTCCAGATCGAAGAAGTCGTCGAACGCGGTCGAGGCGATATAGCAGGCGAATGTCCCGATTGCGAGGGGAACCACGGCCCGTACGCGCACCCAGTCGGTCGG is part of the Mycolicibacterium tusciae JS617 genome and encodes:
- a CDS encoding NAD(P)H-dependent flavin oxidoreductase, with the protein product MANRVQTLLGVDYPVVQAPMTYIARAELAAAVSEAGGLGMIETLTPEGRADLQRVRELTERPVAANLMIQGWKGDPSIVDTLTATGVQHVFTSAGDPALFTARLHDAGMTVVHVVGSLRAALKAVDAGVDALVVEGVEGGGFKSALGASTMVLLPLVAAHVDVPIIAAGGMCDAQSAAASLVLGAEGVQMGTRMLASRESLVHMNFKDAIVAANDAGTVLLDIPGNPTMRVLRTGLAARVAEHDPDAKLLGKVTELYFGGDMDASVANTGQVSSRIADLLPVADIVRQTWVQIEGVLDAARSRAG
- a CDS encoding NAD(P)/FAD-dependent oxidoreductase, whose translation is MPQPSRVLVLGAGFAGLWAALGAARRLDELGVAQGAVKITIVSTQPFHDIRVRNYEADLSPCRIPLPDLLDPAGVGHITADVTGIDPAQATVRTADGAMLRYDRLVVALGSSVAKPDLPGLAEFGFDVDTYDGATKLQAHIRALADRAAEPASTTAVVVGAGLTGIETASELPRMLSKALGPEATPRVILVDHNPHVGSDMGESARPVIEDALAANHVDTLTGVGVTAVDARSVTLSSGEVVPTATVVWCAGMRANPLTAQLGVPRDRLGRLPVDDHLRVEGVSGIFASGDVAVARMDNEHMSVMSCQHGRPMGRYAGYNVISDLLGAPMLSLRIPWYVTVLDLGPAGAVYTEGWDRRVVSTGAEAKATKQLINGERIYPPLTGDRTALLAAAAPELQAAPAYGD
- a CDS encoding YdeI/OmpD-associated family protein; the encoded protein is MSSPRVPGGVVHKLPTDLRQALMANDTALAAWKDITPLARNEFICWVEDAKQEATRDRRIRRTQEELEEGQRRPCCWPGCKHRERTGK
- a CDS encoding SPFH domain-containing protein, with translation MVLLSGCSYASVGAGEQAVVVDGYWMIPTDPTVKGCIEPENSQNEITNHVYRYPARQISWDATGDPGSERGPYVVVSNAKAPADMNVPVVVTFDLTSDCEKLKQFHRDFGTKYNGWLNDDGTVSDGWIELLNYVIGQPLQDTLNGVAQKYTWQQIWNDEQARAEFRNALLTSLPNASKARTNGVDFFTNFQVTVLKPTPVNPELKAAIEREQAAIQNAQATQAQGVAEATAKKAKAEADLATAVAETKVAEQEALKRAAEVKGYPSVEDYLRAEAIHQGLNPWQPTYVVPQAG
- a CDS encoding dihydrofolate reductase family protein is translated as MGLIHIELFATLDLVGQAPGGPDEDPVGFPFGGWQAPLIDAVSGAQVGAAYEGTDALLLGRRTYDIFAGFWPDQEGGQDGQIATLFNSVPKYVASRGRPELSWAGSTQLGPDLAAAVQEIRDRHEHVKVVGSLNLVQTILREKLFDRLDLWVHPIVLGVGKKVFDGGAVPTNITLLEPPVSSPKGIVYLRYGRVDGTPGTGDMSAPDRGTGRDN
- the rnhA gene encoding ribonuclease HI encodes the protein MVDPDESTNSINSISSIDSINSNDTVVIHTDGGCRPNPGPGGWGAVLRHRRHVREMCGGEPSLTSNNRMELTAPIMALEALTRPVVVHLYTDSTYVRNGITKWVLGWERNGWMTAAKQPVKNVDLWQRLRAACAQHQVEWFWVKGHAGIADNELADVLATRGMEEAIAQGLVGGLADGAPIAQ
- a CDS encoding glycoside hydrolase family 6 protein, whose product is MMSSAANAAARLFAPLLTVAAIAAVGLIADPVAPTPAVQLASDANPLVGAPFYVNPNSAAMRAANSADPPSPELRAVADTPQAYWLVPGASASTVGKYTADAAAAGAIPVLSIYGIPHRDCGSFAAGGMSSGDAYRGWIDGIAAGIGGSRVAIVLEPDALAMADCLSDDQRQERFDLIRYAVDSLTRNPAAAVYVDAGHLRWHSPEEMASRLNQAGVEHARGFSLNVANFFTTEEEIGYGEAISGLTNGKNYVIDTSRNGNGAAPDSPLHWCNPSGRALGVPPTTATAGPHADAYLWIKRPGESDGSCDKGDPPAGTFVNSFVIELASNRG